One window of Colias croceus chromosome 6, ilColCroc2.1 genomic DNA carries:
- the LOC123692878 gene encoding uncharacterized protein LOC123692878 translates to MKQTTDLINKHKTTLNLDTKYLIPSCVKPPKMYGLPKIHKTNTPLRPIVSQIDTPTQKLSQHMSRVLAPLRGNTSAYVKDSYHFVEILKDLNIENNETMVSFDVQSLFTNLPVTDCINIVKRRLDEHNMPLEYAEILEHCLTSGYLLWNGEFYMQVDGVAMGSPVSPVVADIFMEDFEERALATAPVKPRLYKRYVDDTFTILPTEHIPAFLEHLNSIHKNIQFTMELETNNRLAFLDILIMRGRDGMLNHTVYRKATHTDRYLNGESHHHPCQLASVGKSLFQRARHLCDAAHLSGELQHVKRVLRNNKLQAPPQHHRSRTKPHTVERQPAYLPYVKGVTDRIGRILRRASIKTIYKPHKKINQFLRPIKSNIPLQEAGVYKLDCDCGLSYIGQTKRSIANRLKEHIADIKHRRHKKSAVCEHTLDNNHFIRFDQPQILARENKFFPRLVREAIEIKKHPNFNREDGLKLSNTWDPVIKNLKSHVKHTKRLEDTISQYCQHPEKYSTYQLRRNRWR, encoded by the coding sequence ATGAAACAAACAACTGaccttataaataaacacaaaacgaCATTAAATCTTGACACTAAGTATCTTATTCCATCTTGCGTGAAACCCCCTAAGATGTATGGCTTACctaaaatacacaaaactaATACTCCATTAAGACCTATTGTGAGTCAAATTGATACACCCACTCAAAAACTATCACAACACATGTCTAGGGTGCTCGCTCCCCTCAGAGGTAACACCAGTGCTTATGTTAAGGACTCATACCATTTTGTTGAGATATTAAAAGACCTAAATATCGAAAACAATGAAACCATGGTTAGCTTTGATGTGCAGTCTCTTTTTACTAATCTCCCGGTGACTGATTGCATCAATATTGTTAAGAGAAGGTTAGATGAACACAATATGCCATTAGAATATGCAGAGATCTTAGAACATTGCCTAACATCTGGCTATTTATTGTGGAATGGTGAATTTTACATGCAGGTTGATGGGGTGGCCATGGGCTCTCCAGTATCACCCGTTGTcgctgatatttttatggaaGACTTCGAGGAGAGAGCCTTGGCCACAGCACCAGTCAAACCGAGACTGTATAAACGCTATGTAGATGACACCTTCACAATACTCCCTACTGAACATATACCTGCATTCTTAGAACATCTTAACTCCATACATAAAAACATCCAATTTACTATGGAGTTAGAAACTAACAACCGTCTAGCCTTTcttgacattttaataatgagGGGACGGGATGGCATGCTCAACCATACAGTGTATAGGAAAGCCACTCATACTGATAGGTACCTCAATGGTGAATCTCACCACCACCCTTGCCAACTAGCTTCTGTCGGTAAATCTTTGTTTCAGAGAGCCCGCCACCTCTGTGATGCTGCCCACCTCAGCGGGGAACTGCAGCATGTCAAGCGGGTACTACGTAACAACAAGCTGCAGGCGCCTCCACAGCATCACAGGAGTCGAACGAAGCCACACACAGTTGAAAGACAACCGGCCTACCTACCATATGTGAAGGGAGTTACTGACAGAATTGGAAGAATCCTAAGACGAGcttcaattaaaactatatataaGCCGCACAAGAAGATAAACCAATTCTTGAGaccaattaaaagtaatattccTCTACAAGAAGCAGGCGTGTACAAGTTAGACTGTGATTGTGGTCTCTCATACATCGGCCAAACAAAAAGAAGCATTGCTAACCGACTGAAGGAGCACATTGCGGATATCAAGCATCGGCGTCACAAGAAGTCTGCGGTATGTGAACACACACTGGACAACAACCACTTCATAAGATTTGACCAACCACAAATCCTTGccagagaaaataaattttttccaagacTTGTGCGCGAggctattgaaattaaaaaacatccaAATTTCAATAGAGAAGATGGTTTGAAACTCTCTAACACCTGGGATCCtgttattaagaatttaaaatcccaTGTCAAACATACCAAAAGACTAGAAGACACGATCAGCCAATACTGCCAACATCCGGAAAAATACTCCACATACCAACTACGGAGGAATAGGTGGAGGTAg